The DNA segment CGGTGCCGGTGCAGATGAGTTCCGGGGTGTCGGCTGCCGTCCTGTCGTCCAGGGGGGCGTGGCAGGCCGGGCAGGCCAGGATCTCCAGGAGGCCGGCTTCCAGCGGCATGGGGTGTCCCTTCGGGCGGGTGTTCTTCTGGGTGTTCTTCTGGGTGGGGCGGGGCCCCTTGGGGGCGAGGTCAGCGTACCTCCGGGGTGGGGTGGGGCGCGCGTGTGGCGGGCGCCTGCGGCGGGCCTGTTCCCCACCCCGCCCCTTCCCGAAACCGGGGCGCTGCCCCGGAACCCCGCTCCTCAAGCGCCGGAGGGGCTGGGGGGGGGTGGGGCTGGGGGGGTACGGAGGCGCTGCCCCGGGCTCCGCGCCCCAAGCGCCGGCGAGGCTGGGGGCGGGGGTTGCGGGGGCAATGCCCCGGACCCCGCGTCTCAAACGCCGGCGAGGCTGGGGGGTGCGGGGGCGCTGCCCCGGACCCCGCGCCCCAAGCTCCGGCGAGGCTGGGGGGCGGGGGGCCTGCACCAAGCACCGCGCTCAAGCGTCGCTCGGGCTGGGGTGTGCGTCGGGGGCGCCGGGGCTCTGCCCGGAGCCCCGCGTCTCAAGCGTCGGCGGGGTTGGAAGTTCCCCTGATCAGGCTCAGTACCTCGTCTCGGACCGTTCTCATCGTCTCCTCGTTCTCCGCCTCCACGTTCAGGCGGAGCAGGGGTTCCGTGTTGGAGGGGCGGAGGTTGAACCACCAGGTGGGGGTGGTGATCGTGAGGCCGTCGAGGGTGTCCGCGGTGGTGTCGGGGCGGGTGGCGAAGGCGGCTTCGACGTCGGCGGTGCGGGCGGTCTGGTCGTCGACCTCGGAGTTGATCTCGCCGGAGGCGGCGTAGCGGTCGTACTGGGCGACCAGGGCGGAGAGGGGGCCGTCCTGGCCGCCGAGGGCGGCGAGGACGTGGAGGGCGGCGAGCATGCCCGTATCGGCGTTCCAGAAGTCGCGGAAGTAGTAGTGGGCGGAGTGCTCGCCGCCGAAGATCGCGCCGTGGGTGGCCATCTCGGCCTTCATGAAGGAGTGGCCGACGCGGGTGCGGACGGGGGTGCCGCCGTGTTCGCGGACGACCTCGGGGACGGAGAGGGAGGTGATCAGGTTGTGGATGATCGTGCCGTGTCCGCCGTTGCGGGCCAGTTCGCGGGCGGCGACCAGGGCGGTGATCGCCGAGGGGGAGACGCCTTCGCCGCGTTCGTCCACGACGAAGCAGCGGTCGGCGTCGCCGTCGAAGGCCAGGCCCAGGTCGGCGCGCTCGGCCAGCACACGGGCCTGGAGGTCCGTGATGTTCTTCGGGTCCAGCGGGTTGGCCTCGTGGTTCGGGAAGGTGCCGTC comes from the Streptomyces sp. NBC_00525 genome and includes:
- a CDS encoding Trm112 family protein, whose translation is MPLEAGLLEILACPACHAPLDDRTAADTPELICTGTDCGLAYPVRDGIPVLLVDEARRPA
- a CDS encoding phosphomannomutase/phosphoglucomutase encodes the protein MTADLSQLVKAYDVRGVVPDQWDEELAALFGAAFVEVTGADAIVIGHDMRPTSPALSGAFARGAAGRGADVTMIGLCSTDQLYYASGALDLPGAMFTASHNPARYNGIKMCRAGAAPVGQDTGLAEIRTLAEEWSEKGAPEPVAQPGTVTERDTLADYAAHLLSLVDLTKIRPLKVVVDAGNGMGGHTVPTVFDGLPVDLVPMYFELDGTFPNHEANPLDPKNITDLQARVLAERADLGLAFDGDADRCFVVDERGEGVSPSAITALVAARELARNGGHGTIIHNLITSLSVPEVVREHGGTPVRTRVGHSFMKAEMATHGAIFGGEHSAHYYFRDFWNADTGMLAALHVLAALGGQDGPLSALVAQYDRYAASGEINSEVDDQTARTADVEAAFATRPDTTADTLDGLTITTPTWWFNLRPSNTEPLLRLNVEAENEETMRTVRDEVLSLIRGTSNPADA